One genomic segment of Tursiops truncatus isolate mTurTru1 chromosome 4, mTurTru1.mat.Y, whole genome shotgun sequence includes these proteins:
- the NDUFB4 gene encoding NADH dehydrogenase [ubiquinone] 1 beta subcomplex subunit 4 has translation MSFPEHKTSRLATLPTTLDPAEYDISPETRKAQAERLAIRSRLKREYLLQYNDPSRHGVIEDPALIRWTYARSANVYPNFRPTPKTSLLGALFGIGPLLFWYYVFKTDRDRKEKLIREGKLDRTFNISY, from the exons ATGTCGTTCCCCGAGCACAAGACGTCGCGCCTGGCGACCCTGCCCACTACCCTCGACCCAGCTGAATACGACATATCTCCGGAAACTCGGAAGGCACAAGCCGAGCGTTTGGCCATAAGATCCCGGCTTAAACGGGAGTACCTGCTTCAGTACAACGACCCCAGCCGTCATGGGGTCATC gaAGATCCTGCCTTGATTCGTTGGACCTATGCAAGATCAGCAAATGTCTATCCCAATTTCAGACCCACTCCCAAGACCTCACTTTTAGGAGCTCTGTTTGGAATTGGGCCCCTCCTCTTCTGGTATTATGTTTTCAAAACCGACAGA GATAGGAAAGAAAAACTTATCCGGGAAGGAAAATTGGATCGAACATTTAACATCTCATATTAA